The following are encoded together in the Rana temporaria chromosome 12, aRanTem1.1, whole genome shotgun sequence genome:
- the NFS1 gene encoding cysteine desulfurase, mitochondrial — translation MLCRGAIRSLLAAGGCGRVPAAMASRAQRPADWRDRKSTEEESEHRPLYMDVQSTTPMDPRVLDRMLPYLVNYYGNPHSRTHAYGWESEKAMEKAREQVANLIGADPREIIFTSGATESNNIAIKGVARFYKSRKKHLITTQTEHKCVLDSCRSLEAEGFQVTYLPVKTNGLVDLKVLEEAIRPDTSLVSVMAVNNEIGVKQPIADIAHICNSRKVFFHTDAAQAVGKIPMNVNQMKIDLMSISGHKIYGPKGVGAIYVRRRPRVRVEALMSGGGQERGLRSGTVPTPLTVGFGAACEISQQELEYDHERISYLADRLINNVMRNIPDVVLNGDPEQRYPGCVNLSFAYVEGESLLMALKDVALSSGSACTSASLEPSYVLRAIGADEDLAHSSIRFGIGRFTTEEEVDFTVGKCIQEVKRLREMSPLWEMVQDGIDLKSIQWTQH, via the exons ATGCTGTGCAGGGGGGCGATCCGGAGTCTGCTGGCGGCTGGGGGGTGCGGGAGAGTCCCGGCCGCCATGGCCAGCCGGGCACAGAGGCCAG CCGACTGGCGGGATAGAAAGTCCACAGAGGAGGAGTCAGAGCACAGACCGCTCTACATGGATGTCCAATCAACAACTCCAATG GATCCCAGGGTACTAGACCGTATGTTGCCTTACTTGGTGAATTACTATGGAAACCCTCATTCAAGAACCCATGCGTACGGCTGGGAGAGTGAGAAGGCGATGGAGAAGGCACGAGAG CAAGTGGCAAACCTGATTGGAGCAGATCCAAGGGAGATCATTTTCACAAGCGGGGCCACCGAATCAAACAATATTGCTATAAAG GGAGTAGCCAGATTCTACAAGTCACGCAAGAAACATCTCATCACCACTCAGACTGAACATAAGTGTGTCCTGGATTCATGCCGCTCATTGGAAGCTGAAGGATTTCAGGTCACTTACCTTCCTGTTAAAACGAATGGCCTAGTGGACCTAAAG gttCTAGAAGAGGCCATCCGACCGGACACTAGTCTGGTATCAGTTATGGCTGTGAACAATGAGATAGGAGTGAAACAGCCTATAGCAGACATAG CACACATTTGCAATTCTAGAAAGGtcttctttcacactgatgcagcaCAGGCTGTCGGGAAGATTCCAATGAATGTGAACCAAATGAAGATTGATCTGATGAGCATAAGTGGTCATAAAATCTATGGCCCAAAAG gtgtaggAGCAATTTATGTTCGCCGGCGACCTAGAGTACGAGTGGAGGCCTTGATGAGCGGTGGAGGTCAGGAGAGGGGCCTGAGATCTGGTACAGTTCCAACTCCACTGACTGTGGGATTTGGGGCAGCCTGTGAGATATCTCAGCAGGAGTTGGAG tacgACCACGAAAGAATCAGCTACCTAGCAGATCGTTTGATCAATAATGTAATGCGGAATATTCCTGATGTTGTGTTGAATGGAGACCCTGAGCAGCGTTACCCAG gctgtgTAAACCTTTCttttgcctatgtggagggggagaGTTTGTTGATGGCATTAAAAGACGTTGCACTCTCTTCTGGAAG CGCTTGCACTTCGGCATCACTTGAGCCATCTTATGTCTTGAGGGCTATAGGAGCAGATGAGGACCTGGCTCACTCCTCTATCAG GTTTGGTATTGGAAGATTCACAACAGAGGAAGAAGTTGACTTTACTGTTGGGAAATGCATCCAGGAGGTGAAACGGCTCAGAGAAATGAG CCCACTGTGGGAGATGGTGCAAGATGGGATCGATCTGAAAAGCATCCAATGGACCCAGCACTGA
- the ROMO1 gene encoding reactive oxygen species modulator 1, producing MPVSVGGPYGQSQPRCFDKIKMGFMMGCTVGMAAGALFGTFSCLRYGMRGRELIGGIGKTMMQSGGTFGTFMAIGMGIRC from the exons ATGCCGGTTTCTGTAGGTGGACCTTATGGGCAGTCACAGCCCAGATGTTTTGACAAAATAAAGATGGGCTTCATGATGGGGTGCACTGTGGGCATGGCAGCCGGCGCTCTCTTTGGCACTTTCTCCTGTTTAAG atATGGAATGAGAGGACGAGAACTTATTGGTGGCATTGGAAAGACGATGATGCAAAGCGGTGGCACCTTTGGGACATTTATGGCCATTGGAATGGGAATTCGGTGTTAA